From the genome of Nicotiana sylvestris chromosome 1, ASM39365v2, whole genome shotgun sequence:
TCAGATTGATGTGGAGtacttagaagaaagtaagagTACCTTGGAGCAGCAGGTGCGGGCCTTGACTTCAGCGTTGGCAGTTGAAAAGGTTTCCTCAAGTCAAGCGAATAAAGAAAAGGCTCATCTTGAAACCTCTTTCTCCGAGCAACTGTCCAAGGCAAATGAAGAGATTAGAGAGTTGaagactctcttgggtgagaAAGAGGCTTATGCTAGGGAGCTCGTGCAgaatttgactcaagcacaagaagacctccGAGCTTCTTCTGATAAGGTTTGTGCCTGGGAAAGTTCCTATGCCTCTCTTTAAGCTTCTTACACTTCTGCCTTAGCTaaaaatgagaaattaaagaatgaaATTGCTGACTAGGAAAGGAATTATGAAATCCTTGAGGATAAATctgccattgaagtgagttgggcgtttTTAAATTCTCGTTGTGATACCTTAGTTGAAGCTAGCCAAGAGActtttaacttggaatctgagttagctaaaatcaatgaaactattgagaagGCTCAGCAAACTCAAGATTTTCCTTCTCCTGTGGCTAAAACTTCCGTGAATGTTGAAGTTGATATGGGTATCTCAACTCTTTCAAGCCCAGTTGATCCCGCTGCTGTTGATGCACTTATTTCAGTTCCTACATCTTCTTATTGATAAGTTTAAGTCATTTGAATTTCTTtgtgttgttttgtttttttgggaAAATTGCGGTAAAACCCTTGGTCTCATTTgagggtttgttttggaaatACAAGTCCCCGGACCTTTCATGGGGAAATTTGTATAAACTCTTGAACTTCCGTTtagtttattcttgcctttatttttaaggacttatagaataatttgcatttttattctttaaaaatgcttctattaacttcatgaatatttacattaatcatgaattttataaaagagggaccttttatattcgacacttaatgaagaagacgtctcaacttcataatggtgttaacatacaataaaagaaataggaatatacatgtttctttgaaataactttgacaagtttttatttgaactttgtctagttttgaataatactttacaCGTATTTGAAtcacatctataactttctcgtaactatttttcttgtaacatatttaaaaaaagtaataaacacgaggtttttatctataacccgtttcagtacatagtctttaccctaactatgataaggtttttctttggccttagctcgtgactttgctctgcacttgactcattcAACGAGTGAACTTTTCAGGGCTTAATCTTCTTTGCCTTTCCTTATACACATGcccgtgtatattatgtagtcccccaaatTTTTTagcgttgaagtatgaagcctcgagcacttgattgttcctctcatttgTCCTTTCATTACaaaggaaaaacatacgagactcggaggtgcgattatagatgaagattgcttaacccgtttgaatttctatTAGAATAATTGTAAACCTAGGCCAGGaagtttaatttattccacgtgccttgcaggtcgtgactcattaTTTAGTACGGGTTAacgttttgcctatcatctaaaatcgttagtaaaattttaattctaaaattatattttaaaatatggatATCTGACCATGGGTATTCTTCAGAAATAATATCTCTtcagatgaacaacattccaatgtgacggtagtatcttgccattcattatttccagctcgtatgctcctttacctgcaatatcatgaattctatagggtccttcccatgttggacttaatttccccgAGTTAGCTGTcttcgtagattgaaaaacctttttgagcacgaagtccccaattttgaagaatctgaggcgtgcttttcggttgaagtatcgttctatgacttgcttctGTGCTGTCATTCTTATTAGTGcaacttctcttcttccttcaagtaaatcaagatttacacgcatttcctcgtcattagattcttctATCTCCTGTATGAATCGTGTATTCagctctcctatctcaactggaattaaagcttcagctccataaaccaatgaaaatggtatttctcctgtacttgtttttgctgttgtgcgatatgcccataaaataccaggtaacacttctggccaattacctttggattcctcTAAACGCTTATTTAAATTGTTGATAAcgactttgtttgttgactcagcttgcccattacccaccggatggtaaggtgtagacgtaatccttttaatctgccactttgaaagaattctgtgatttgagtgcctataaactgaggaccattatcacacacgatctcctttggcacaccgaattggcatatgatattccgccaaatgaaatctttaacttccttttctcgcacctgtttgaatgctcctgcctctacccatttagtaaaataatcagtgagtacgagcaaaaATATTACATGTCCTTTTGCTTGcggtagtggacccacgatatccatccctcatttcataaatggccacggtgCAATGACCGAATGTAACAACTCCACGGGCCTATGCATATTATTaccgtacctttggcatttatcacattttgcCACTAAactttccgcttcttcttccattttgggccaataataacctaccctaattaaggttcttaccaatgaccttcctcctgcgtgattcccacaatgcccctcgtgtatttctctcataaCGTATTCCGTCtgagaaggtccgaggcatcttgctaaggtaCCACCGAATATTTTTCGgtaaagattgccttgctttaagcaaTACCGAGCAGCCTTTCTTTTGAAGCGCATGAGCTTTTTCTTATCTTCACGGatggtaccatactgcaaaaaagcaataatctcgttcctccaatcccaagttaagttattaaaatttacttCATTCTTATCGAGGtcgagaactgaatgaaacaaatgaataacTGAAGCACTTTCATTGCTTGATATATCTTCCGCAGATGCAAGATTATCTAGGGTGTcggcttcaacattttcatcccttggtatttgtgttactttccaggtttgaaattgctttatgAAATCCCGTACATTTTCTAAGTATTGCTGCATCCTTGCTTCTCTGGCCGTATAAGTCCTCatcatttgattaactacgagcttTGAATCTCTTTTGATTATAATCCGATTTATGCCAGTTCTCGTGCCAGTtgtaaacctgcaatcacagcttcatactctgtttcattagttatagaaggacattttatggcttgtcgaatggtttcgcccgtaggtggtaccaaaacaatcccTAAACCAGCACCCTTTACGTTAGATGAACCATCAATAAACAAggtccaagttcctgggttagATCCGTTGAATACCTACaactctttttctgcttctaattacaTCCCTTGGCGAAAATCaaccacgaaatcagctaacacttgagaatttatagcagttctaggttggtaggtgatatcatattcacttaattctatatcCCATTTAGCTAACCTATCTGACAACTCATacttatgtaatatattgcgtaatggataagcagttactacagcaataggatgacattgaaataAGGCCTtagttttctagatgccatgattaatgcaagtgcaagcttttccAATTGAGGGTACCGAGTctctgcatctaacaaagatttgctaacataatagatcGGAGATTGCTTACCTTGGttctcacggactaaaacagcacttaccgctactgtcacacctccttttggcccgcgcccgcaggggcacagagggagtttttccaattaaaggacaatcgaaacgggatttgttgtttaattcagagtcgccacttgggagatttatggtgtcccaagtcaccggttgaatcccgaatcgaggagaatattgactctgtattacagtccgcgaaccagaaatccggataaggaattctgttaacccgggagaaggtgttaggcattgtcgagttccgtggttctggcacggtcactcaactgtcatatctggcttaattatctgattttatacaattatgaacttatgtgcaaattttaacttttagccgcttttattattattattttttaaaaagacttgcaacgtcgtgaaaacgggtcttgaaccacgtcacatcaatgcacccgtggttattggcatatttcgacttcgttgagatttggatttgggtcacataaatgtgtacccgagtttagggagataacattattaaatacacgcctaaagatgttaacgcgttattatttttgagaaaaagccgtaaaattcgctatACGGTCTATCTCGAAATCTAAACATTTAAGATAACTATCtattaagggccccgcaatttgtgcgttttatttggcgaggctcatctcgtttattttaaaaggacaaccctaaagtgactacatttttctattaagttcgtctctaaaataaaagaaaatctccaaattaattacatgcttaaaaaaatgacgtaacttattagttattagtttaagacaaatgcaaatggaaaattgcaatcgagcttgtacaaaggaaaattgtttcgtatcttattctataagtgaatattacaaaaaaattgaaattataaatagaatacagaattgacaaacaataatatcaaaacaaaactaATTACTCTCTACCAATTTAGACCCACCTTACTAGATGAATTGAACCGCCAGAATTAATTgcttacaactatttgaaactaaaaccaaccttaattactaatgctTGCGAAAGTTTGTTAAAACTTGATCGACACTTGGAGAAATCTATTACATTTAAAGGAACTCTAACACGCCTTATTCGAACTCAACTCATGCCTATTGAATTAATGACCTTAGCTTTACTACATCGAATCAAACTTCAAATATAGCAGACCTACTGACTCTACGAAATTACTGGCTAATTATGTTTGCCTAATACCTGCGAATCTTTGTTACTAATAGGACTCAAAATCACAAACTTCAATTTATTTCTATTTCTGTTTTCGTGAGTTCAAAGTTATACTTTACCAATCAACTAAATCGAAACGATTCTCAATATTAACTATTTACCAATTCAAATGGTTACCGGTATGAGGAAAATTGTTCAAAACTGCCTAAGATAGTCCTAAGTGTAGTCCAAGCTGGTTCAATATCTAGTGACTTATTTTGATTTATGTGAACTAAACAGTGAGTGCTAATTTGCAAATTATTATATGATGTGGTCAATATCTAATACATAACCCAACTCAAGTTGAATGTGATTTTGAACTACCTTATTCTGATAATATGAACTAACAAAACTGAAATTATTTAACTATGAAATTCATACAGACACACACCTAATAGTTTAGCAATCTAACAGTTTGTTCCAATTAAACACACATACTGAACTGAACTGCCATTTGAAGGATTCAGTTCAGTAGTCCGACATCATACATCACCTAATTGCCAATCAGTGATTTAAAAGCAGTCCTAATTATACATATATCTACCATTCATATAACAGGAAACACATAACTAATATCAAATAGAATACAAGCATTCTATAGTTTGAACAATAAATCCTCTGGCCATTTCATTTCAGCTTCAATGAGCATACACCAAGATGATTCAAAGTAGTGTACCTGGAATcgagaatagaagaagaagaagaaaggcaggtcagcagcagcagtagtatacAATACAGCAACACCACAGCAAAAAGCAGAGCAACAACCAGCAGAAATAACACCCAGCACAAGCAGTCCAAAACCCAGGAGTGAAACCAGAAAATACCAAGCTATTCACAGACAGGAACAGAATGTATTCAGAAATGAGACAAGAGAGTagattttctgatttctgttCTTCAGATTCTCAAATAAAGACACTCAAAACCTTAATTAAACAGTAACAAACTGATTCTGATTTTCAGTAGTAAAGAAGACCTCACTTTTTCAGTATTTAGCTCTCAACTTATTGAACTCTTTAAGGTAAAAACTCAGCTTGTATTTCACTCTCAAACTCTGAATTTCTGATGtcaaaatccagcctagactctctgaaaaaaaactaaaagaaaactgATTTATCTTCTCCAAAAAACCTGCCCCTAAATCTGTCTTAAATtactctatttataacccaaaaatagGCCTGCTATCTCTGCCTTGAAACTATCAGATTCTAACTGCCCATCCCCCTTTGAATCTCATTACTTGATGTTTTcttgtttgaagttattttgttccccacacctgcatgccttgttccctatTGTTTCAATCAAAACTATAGGTTATTATAGTATTCCTATTAACTCCCATACTATCATGTTATGTTCCCCATTGATATTAAACTAATGGTATCTATTATCCACTGAACAGACCCTTAAGTTAGTCCACTTGCAGACCtgctaaatcccaaaattacccccttaacccctgtgtattactgccctgccctaaGCTTCATTGATCTGTTATTAAAACTCTATGAGTTGTAACCCTAACAACTAATTTCTAATTGATCACTCAATTACTACAGCTATAAACCAATCCCCACTATCAAATTCACACATTCATTCAGAGCAGAAGACCAGATCATTCAAACATGGCATCAATCAAAGGGAATGAGTTgatcatattgggaaccaatcctgatcAACTCAGACCCAGTGATTGAGCAGGGATTCAATAATACAAGCCAAATTTGAAGCAgtatgaatcaaattattatcaggttattctaacattcaagcatgtaaaactaatcgacgacacttatccaatcgactacacgaattacaacacatacaatcaatagcaaataatcagaatcgaacaggcacacaggtgattcgagtcgtattgatagaaacggggatttataataaaacttaactaatcgaagaaactcattcaaatcgattatatagtttatcatatacttgaccatgaccagaaaaagttcgaccaaataaaaggtcattgaagaaggacagaatcaatcgacaaaaaaaattaaaaaatcaataaaactaaactaaacaaataaacatatataaacaaatacaaaatggaacaaacaggaaaggaaaaatacctcaagaagTCGGAAACTAGAcgaccctgacttggactctgactcagaccttttttgaggtcgaacggaccttaatcgagtgttctcatctgagaacacttcgactaaagtccactggacacccaaattcctttaATTCGGACAAActccagcctttggttttctagggttcttggggtttgatttggggttcgaacggttttagcctgattcgaaccaaaccaaaggtggtttggtaacgagggaggtctgggggcgtcatggtgtgagtttggggctggttggggtagtttcaagttttgcccgaatcttcgattgaagattcgagcaaaacggatAGGGGATTCGTGGATagggtggttaggtgctctagtggtgttagtttcatggccaacggcatcgttgccgccggctttcaggtgaaggggtttcagggcggctagggtttcaggggAGGTCTGTTTGGTTTAGTCTCTGAGGGAGACGAAGAtagggggtgtttggtttggggggcgggGTATGGATTAGGAATATATAGTATAGGGGAAATGATCCTGGGCTgttcgatctgatgagatcaacggcttggatccgtTCATTAATGGAAACGATGTCATCTTGCTCACCtcgagaccggatcggtctttGGATGGGAATGGATCGGGGCATGGGGCGATTtgtggccgttggatcaaatgaaatgaacGGCGTGGATCAATTGgcctgatacggcgtcgtttcggTTAGTCTGAGGGCAGGCTGGACCGTTTGATCTTGGGAGATCAATGGTTCAGATTTTGCacatcaaaacgacgtcgtttaggtgGTCTTGGAGACAGACCAAATTGGACCGGGTGGGGGTGCTGAATTGGGCCTGGTTTTGGGTTGTTTTGGACGACCCAGTTCCAATTTTATAGGTATTTccacttgtttttgtttttttttcttttaatttctaattagAAAATTTTTTTAcaataaattgtaaaaccaaaattaacctacaaaaatattaattaacacttaactataattaacacacaaaatttaacaccaattagaaacaaaaatcacacaattgtaCACTAATTGACTAAAATAgaacaaatacatatttttgtgattttctttcttttaaaaccaaactatggtttaa
Proteins encoded in this window:
- the LOC138878039 gene encoding uncharacterized protein, which gives rise to MSNNNDNIKGNQQLQGNLQGNQTPVPSPRGSPWRSREGSPHGSHTNGNTHFENLEAIDEALQKLIVAQVNKALKAFASQLPAAPSTPTPNNNTLENPRSGLVNSGSGGTPNESQEGEPAWYFLVSLLGFGLLVLGVISAGCCSAFCCGVAVLYTTAAADLPFFFFFYSRFQKTKALFQCHPIAVVTAYPLRNILHKYELSDRLAKWDIELSEYDITYQPRTAINSQVLADFVVDFRQGMFTTGTRTGINRIIIKRDSKLVVNQMMRTYTAREARMQQYLENVRDFIKQFQTWKVTQIPRDENVEADTLDNLASAEDISSNESASVIHLFHSVLDLDKNEVNFNNLTWDWRNEIIAFLQYGTIREDKKKLMRFKRKAARYCLKQGNLYRKIFGGTLARCLGPSQTEYVMREIHEGHCGNHAGGRSLIKRITSTPYHPVGNGQAESTNKVVINNLNKRLEESKGNWPEVLPGILWAYRTTAKTSTGEIPFSLVYGAEALIPVEIGELNTRFIQEIEESNDEEMRVNLDLLEGRREVALIRMTAQKQVIERYFNRKARLRFFKIGDFVLKKVFQSTKTANSGKLSPTWEGPYRIHDIAGKGAYELEIMNGKILPSHWNVVHLKRYYF